Sequence from the Pedobacter sp. D749 genome:
CCGGAGATAACATACCCAAAAAATTGATCAGGTAATTGCGCGTCAATAAAAACATATAGCGGTCTAGCCGGAGCGCTTAAATATACCTGGTAAATGCCCTGCCACTTAAAAAGCGGAGTATTCAAATGTTGATAAAATAATCCTCCTCTTCGTTACCCGCCTTGGTATCCGATTTCTAATCTTGTCCTGAAGTCGGTTGGCGTTTGGCCCAATAATTTCTTAACGTACCGTGTAAAGAAAGAAGTGCTGCTGAACTGCATTTCTTCGGCAATTTCGGCGATATTCAGATGCCTGTTTTGTAATAGCAGAATGATCCTTTCTTTAGCGTGACTATGTATCCAATCGGAAGCGGTGCGATCCGAGTGGATTTTACAAAGGTGGTTTAGGTATTTTGGAGTAATGTTTAATTCATTGGCGTAAAACTGTACTTCCCTTTTGGTGAGGCAATGCTGTTGCAGCAAGTTGATAAACTGTTCATATAGCGTTCCGGTTTGCAAACTGTGGCGGCGACGTTCATATTCGTTTGCAAAGCTATGCCACATCTCTAAAATAAATAGACGCATCTGTAATTTAAGGGCTTCCTCATAAAATCGGTGGTCAGTTTCTTGAAAACGGAGCAGTAGCCAATTGAAATTGTTTAATATTTTTTCTTTTTCAGCTTCAGTATTAATGTCTTTAACAGGGTGTACCCTGGAATGAAGCTGGGCATTGATGCTCCAACCCTGATCAGGAACGTTATCTATCAGGAAATTTTTTTCTACCAGTAAAACC
This genomic interval carries:
- a CDS encoding helix-turn-helix domain-containing protein translates to MSETPVPRVLFLSLCNIDDATENLLKKYHVHLYCHGGRLDFIFNDESMSCNSGQFLFWFAESRWDVVEVSGDFKATVLLVEKNFLIDNVPDQGWSINAQLHSRVHPVKDINTEAEKEKILNNFNWLLLRFQETDHRFYEEALKLQMRLFILEMWHSFANEYERRRHSLQTGTLYEQFINLLQQHCLTKREVQFYANELNITPKYLNHLCKIHSDRTASDWIHSHAKERIILLLQNRHLNIAEIAEEMQFSSTSFFTRYVKKLLGQTPTDFRTRLEIGYQGG